A genome region from Primulina eburnea isolate SZY01 chromosome 9, ASM2296580v1, whole genome shotgun sequence includes the following:
- the LOC140842148 gene encoding uncharacterized protein: protein MASQRISNSSIIFALVSAFLVQGILGNVECENLDKERCAFAVSSSGRRCVLEKSVRRSGEEVYMCRSSDIEAYKFKNWIETDECIMACGLDRNALGISSDSLLESRFALKLCSDECYKKCHNVVDLHFNLAAGEGIYLPKLCEEQGANARREMAEIKSSGLVAPGPGSSPPWYPTSHDNFLSASAPALPPF, encoded by the exons ATGGCCTCACAAAGAATTTCGAACTCTTCAATTATATTTGCTCTTGTATCGGCCTTTTTGGTGCAAGGCATTCTAG GCAATGTGGAGTGCGAGAATCTTGACAAAGAGCGGTGCGCGTTTGCCGTATCATCTTCGGGGCGGCGGTGCGTGCTGGAGAAGAGCGTGCGCAGAAGCGGGGAGGAGGTGTACATGTGCCGCAGTTCGGATATCGAGGCCTACAAATTCAAGAACTGGATCGAAACAGATGAATGCATAATGGCGTGTGGGCTGGACAGAAATGCGCTCGGGATCTCGTCCGACTCTTTGCTGGAATCGCGTTTCGCGCTTAAGCTTTGCTCGGATGAATGCTATAAAAAATGCCACAACGTTGTCGATCTTCACTTCAATCTTGCTGCCGGAGAAG GCATATATCTTCCCAAGCTATGTGAAGAACAAGGAGCAAACGCACGCCGTGAAATGGCAGAGATCAAGAGCTCGGGATTGGTCGCACCTGGACCAGGTTCATCCCCGCCGTGGTACCCTACTTCTCATGATAACTTCCTATCGGCCTCGGCTCCTGCATTGCCTCCTTTCTAG